From Alphaproteobacteria bacterium, the proteins below share one genomic window:
- the katG gene encoding catalase/peroxidase HPI, translating to MDGDSAKTAGKCPVMHGTGPHGSGQPRSGRSNRDWWPNQLDLGVLRQHSSLSDPMDPEFDYAEAFGKLDFKALKQDLYDLMTNSQDWWPADYGHYGPLFIRMAWHSAGTYRISDGRGGGGRGMQRFAPLNSWPDNANLDKARRLLWPIKCKYGNAISWADLMILAGNCALESMGFKTFGFGGGREDMWEPDQDVYWGAEAEWLGDKRYSGDRSLENPLAAVQMGLIYVNPEGPNGMPDAVASGRDIRETFARMAMDDEETVALVAGGHTFGKCHGAGDAKLVGLEPEGGPIEDMGLGWASRFESGKAVHAITSGIEGAWTPTPTRWDSSYFDMLFGYDWNLVKSPAGAFQWVPSNPAAKTLVPDAHDATKRHAPIMTTADLALRMDPIYEPIARRFHKDPAAFADAFARAWFKLTHRDMGPRSRYLGPEVPAEELLWQDPVPAVDHKPIDASDITALKATILASGLSVSELVSTAWASASSFRGSDKRGGANGARIRLAPQKDWAANQPAQLAKVLKVLEGIQKDFNAAQSGGKKVSLADLIVLGGSAAIEQAAKKAGHDVTVPFTPGRTDASQEQTDVESFAVLEPVADGFRNYLKAGVAAPAEVLLVDKAQLLTLSVPEMTVLVGGLRVLNVNVGASRHGVFTTRPQTLTNDFFVNLLDMGTAWKPAPDSAGVFEGRDRATGDLKWTATRVDLVFGSNSELRALVEVYGCDEAQAKFVRDFVKAWAKVMDLDRYDVA from the coding sequence ATGGACGGAGATAGCGCGAAGACTGCCGGCAAGTGTCCGGTCATGCACGGCACGGGCCCGCACGGATCAGGCCAGCCCAGATCAGGCAGGTCGAACCGCGACTGGTGGCCCAACCAGCTCGACCTCGGCGTCCTGCGCCAACACTCGTCCCTCTCCGATCCGATGGATCCGGAGTTCGACTACGCCGAGGCGTTCGGGAAGCTCGACTTCAAGGCGCTGAAGCAGGACCTCTACGACCTGATGACCAATTCGCAGGACTGGTGGCCGGCCGATTACGGCCACTACGGTCCGCTGTTCATCCGCATGGCCTGGCACAGCGCCGGCACCTACCGCATCTCCGACGGCCGCGGCGGCGGCGGCCGGGGCATGCAGCGTTTCGCGCCGCTCAACAGCTGGCCCGACAACGCCAATCTCGACAAGGCGCGCCGCCTGCTGTGGCCGATCAAGTGCAAGTACGGCAACGCGATCTCCTGGGCCGACCTGATGATCCTGGCCGGCAACTGCGCGCTGGAGTCGATGGGCTTCAAGACCTTCGGCTTCGGCGGCGGCCGCGAGGACATGTGGGAGCCCGACCAGGACGTCTACTGGGGCGCGGAGGCCGAGTGGCTTGGCGACAAGCGCTACTCGGGCGATCGCAGCCTCGAGAATCCGCTGGCCGCCGTGCAGATGGGCCTGATCTACGTCAACCCGGAAGGCCCCAACGGCATGCCCGACGCGGTGGCGTCCGGCCGTGACATCCGCGAAACCTTCGCACGCATGGCGATGGACGACGAGGAGACTGTCGCCCTGGTCGCCGGTGGCCACACTTTCGGCAAGTGCCACGGCGCGGGCGACGCCAAGCTCGTCGGCCTCGAGCCCGAAGGCGGCCCCATCGAGGACATGGGTCTCGGCTGGGCCAGCCGCTTCGAAAGCGGCAAGGCCGTCCATGCGATCACCAGCGGCATCGAAGGCGCCTGGACGCCGACGCCGACCAGGTGGGACAGCAGCTACTTCGACATGCTGTTCGGCTACGACTGGAACCTGGTGAAGAGCCCGGCCGGCGCCTTTCAGTGGGTGCCGTCGAACCCCGCCGCCAAGACTCTCGTGCCCGATGCGCACGATGCCACGAAGCGGCACGCGCCGATCATGACGACCGCCGACCTGGCGCTGCGCATGGATCCGATCTACGAGCCGATCGCGCGACGGTTCCACAAGGACCCGGCGGCCTTCGCCGATGCCTTCGCGCGCGCCTGGTTCAAGCTCACGCATCGCGACATGGGTCCGCGCTCGCGCTACCTGGGACCGGAGGTCCCGGCCGAGGAACTGCTGTGGCAGGATCCCGTGCCCGCCGTCGATCACAAGCCGATCGACGCGTCCGATATCACCGCGCTCAAGGCCACGATCCTTGCGTCGGGTCTGTCGGTCTCCGAGCTGGTGTCGACCGCCTGGGCGTCGGCATCGAGCTTCCGCGGCTCGGACAAGCGCGGCGGCGCCAATGGCGCGCGCATCCGGCTGGCGCCGCAGAAGGATTGGGCGGCCAATCAGCCGGCCCAGCTGGCGAAGGTGCTGAAGGTCCTCGAGGGCATCCAGAAGGACTTCAACGCTGCGCAGAGCGGCGGCAAGAAGGTCTCGCTCGCCGATCTGATCGTGCTGGGCGGCTCGGCCGCGATCGAGCAGGCGGCGAAGAAGGCCGGCCATGACGTGACCGTCCCGTTCACGCCGGGCCGCACCGACGCCTCGCAGGAGCAGACCGACGTCGAATCCTTCGCGGTGCTCGAACCCGTCGCCGACGGCTTCCGCAACTACCTCAAGGCCGGCGTCGCCGCGCCTGCCGAGGTGCTGCTGGTCGACAAGGCGCAGCTGCTGACGCTGAGCGTGCCCGAGATGACCGTTCTCGTCGGCGGCCTGCGGGTGCTGAACGTGAATGTCGGCGCCTCGCGGCACGGCGTCTTCACCACGCGGCCGCAGACGCTCACCAACGACTTCTTCGTCAACCTGCTCGACATGGGCACGGCCTGGAAGCCGGCGCCGGACTCGGCGGGCGTGTTCGAAGGACGCGATCGTGCGACCGGAGACCTGAAGTGGACGGCCACACGCGTCGACCTGGTCTTCGGTTCCAACTCCGAGCTCAGGGCCCTCGTCGAGGTCTATGGCTGCGATGAAGCGCAGGCGAAGTTCGTGCGCGACTTCGTCAAGGCCTGGGCCAAGGTCATGGATCTCGACCGCTACGACGTCGCCTGA
- a CDS encoding PhoX family phosphatase, translating into MSEPVRIDESEDIGVNTSTEPSIGELISRRLGRRETLRGLAAAGAATALGGVAAQAAGPSTLTFRELAIGMDHTHHVPDGYEARVLIRWGDPVLPDSPPFEIGKLAGPAQEKQFGYNCDFIGLHPLPRESKGSDRFLMCVHHEYTNTNLMFAGMGEGRASRLKSSKAQCEVEIAAHGGSIIEIAREGGAWKVVENSQHARRITATTLMRISGPAAGHDRLRTSVDPIGATVAGMLNQCAGGETPWGTWLATEENFNFYFGGAQDTSPNSDLHKRYGIRAASAYNWAKYFDRFDVSKEPNESNRFGWIVEIDPYDRNSIPVKRTAMGRFKHEGATHVVAKDGRVVFYSGDDERFEYVYRFVTSKPWNPRDRAANRDLLDEGTLFAARFDDDGKITWLPLVHGQGPLTSANGFDSQADVVINARKAADLLKATPMDRPEDIETNPVNGKVYVILTNNSRRPANRVDRANPRANNSHGHIIEITPKDGDHGATEGTWTIFLAAGKPGIDGGTRYHRAISENGWLSCPDNCAFDSKGRIYIATDGGPAAAGIADGVWIADTQGYGRALTRLFYRAPTGAEVCGPVLTPDDRTLFLAIQHPGEDPGSTFDKPSTRWPDFKEGMPPRPSVIAITKKDGGPIGS; encoded by the coding sequence ATGAGCGAGCCGGTCCGCATCGACGAATCCGAAGACATCGGCGTCAACACCTCGACCGAGCCGTCGATCGGCGAGCTGATCAGCCGCCGGCTGGGCCGGCGCGAGACCCTTCGCGGGCTTGCCGCCGCCGGCGCGGCGACGGCGCTGGGCGGCGTCGCCGCGCAGGCCGCCGGGCCCTCGACGCTCACCTTCCGCGAGCTGGCGATAGGCATGGACCATACGCATCACGTGCCCGACGGATACGAGGCACGGGTGCTGATCCGCTGGGGCGATCCGGTGCTGCCGGACTCGCCGCCCTTCGAGATCGGCAAGCTTGCCGGTCCCGCCCAGGAGAAGCAGTTCGGCTACAACTGCGACTTCATCGGCCTGCACCCGCTGCCGCGCGAGAGCAAGGGCAGCGACCGCTTCCTGATGTGCGTGCACCACGAGTACACCAACACCAACCTGATGTTTGCCGGCATGGGTGAAGGCCGTGCTTCCCGGCTCAAATCGAGCAAGGCGCAGTGCGAGGTCGAGATCGCCGCGCATGGCGGCTCGATCATCGAGATCGCCCGCGAGGGCGGCGCCTGGAAGGTGGTCGAGAACAGCCAGCACGCCAGGCGCATCACCGCCACGACGCTGATGCGCATCTCCGGGCCCGCCGCCGGCCACGACAGGCTCAGGACGTCGGTCGATCCGATCGGCGCGACGGTGGCCGGCATGCTCAACCAGTGCGCCGGCGGCGAGACGCCGTGGGGCACCTGGCTCGCCACCGAGGAGAACTTCAACTTCTATTTCGGCGGTGCCCAGGACACGTCGCCGAACAGCGATCTCCACAAGCGCTACGGCATCCGCGCCGCCAGCGCCTACAACTGGGCGAAATATTTCGACCGCTTCGACGTGTCGAAGGAACCCAACGAGTCGAACCGCTTCGGCTGGATCGTCGAGATCGACCCCTACGACCGCAACTCGATTCCGGTGAAGCGCACGGCGATGGGCCGCTTCAAGCACGAGGGTGCCACGCATGTCGTCGCCAAGGATGGCCGCGTCGTCTTCTACAGCGGCGACGACGAGCGCTTCGAGTATGTCTACAGGTTCGTGACCTCGAAGCCCTGGAACCCGCGGGATCGCGCCGCCAATCGCGACCTGCTCGACGAGGGCACGCTGTTCGCCGCGCGCTTCGACGACGACGGAAAGATCACCTGGCTGCCGCTGGTGCACGGTCAGGGACCGCTGACGTCGGCCAACGGCTTCGACAGCCAGGCCGACGTGGTGATCAACGCCCGCAAGGCGGCCGACCTCCTGAAGGCGACGCCGATGGACCGGCCCGAGGACATCGAGACCAACCCGGTGAACGGCAAGGTCTACGTCATCCTGACCAACAACAGCCGGCGTCCGGCCAACCGCGTCGATCGCGCCAATCCGCGCGCCAACAACAGCCATGGCCACATCATCGAGATCACGCCCAAGGACGGCGACCACGGCGCGACCGAAGGCACCTGGACGATCTTCCTCGCCGCCGGCAAGCCCGGCATCGACGGCGGCACGCGCTACCACCGCGCGATCTCGGAGAACGGCTGGCTGTCCTGCCCGGACAATTGCGCCTTCGACAGCAAGGGCCGGATCTACATCGCCACCGATGGCGGGCCGGCCGCCGCCGGCATCGCCGACGGGGTCTGGATCGCCGATACCCAGGGCTATGGCCGCGCGCTCACCCGGCTGTTCTACCGGGCGCCCACCGGCGCCGAGGTCTGCGGGCCGGTGCTGACGCCCGACGATCGCACCCTGTTCCTCGCCATCCAGCATCCCGGCGAGGATCCCGGTTCGACCTTCGACAAGCCCTCGACGCGCTGGCCCGACTTCAAGGAGGGCATGCCGCCGCGCCCGTCGGTGATCGCCATCACGAAAAAGGACGGCGGTCCGATCGGCTCATAG